One region of Psychrobacter sp. DAB_AL43B genomic DNA includes:
- the rpmD gene encoding 50S ribosomal protein L30 → MKKMKVTQFKSGAHRLKSHKASLKGLGLRRINHTVEVEDTPSTRGMVNRVNYMVKVEEA, encoded by the coding sequence ATGAAAAAAATGAAAGTCACTCAATTTAAATCGGGTGCCCATCGCCTCAAGAGCCACAAAGCGAGCTTGAAAGGATTGGGTTTACGCCGTATTAATCATACTGTTGAAGTAGAAGATACTCCTTCAACTCGTGGTATGGTCAATCGCGTTAACTACATGGTAAAAGTGGAGGAAGCGTAA
- the rplR gene encoding 50S ribosomal protein L18 translates to MFDKKAARLRRAKKTRAHIRFLGVHRLTVNRTPKHMYAQIISPNGGEVIAQASTLDSSLRSGATGNADAATSVGQLIAERAKAAGITKVAFDRSGFKYHGRVKALAEAARENGLEF, encoded by the coding sequence ATGTTTGATAAAAAAGCAGCTCGTCTACGTCGAGCTAAGAAAACCCGCGCGCACATCCGTTTCTTGGGCGTTCATCGTCTAACGGTTAACCGCACGCCAAAGCATATGTATGCCCAGATTATCTCTCCTAACGGTGGTGAAGTGATTGCTCAGGCATCTACCTTAGACAGCAGCTTGCGCTCAGGCGCGACTGGTAACGCTGATGCAGCGACGTCTGTGGGCCAATTAATCGCAGAACGCGCAAAAGCAGCTGGTATCACTAAAGTTGCCTTTGACCGTAGTGGTTTTAAATATCATGGTCGAGTAAAAGCTTTAGCTGAAGCTGCTCGCGAAAACGGATTGGAGTTTTAA
- the rpsE gene encoding 30S ribosomal protein S5: MARNDKNDKNEQTDGLVERLVTVDRVAKVVKGGRIFSFTALTVVGDGNGRVGFGRGKAREVPAAIQKALEAAKRNMITVELNGATLHHPIKARHGASKVLMQPASEGTGVIAGGAMRAVLEVAGVKDVLTKCYGSTNTANVVRATFNGLRDMSTPEKMAAKRGKSVDEILG; encoded by the coding sequence ATGGCTAGAAATGATAAAAATGATAAAAATGAACAGACTGACGGTCTAGTAGAACGCTTAGTTACCGTTGATCGCGTTGCAAAAGTTGTTAAAGGTGGTCGTATTTTCTCTTTCACTGCGTTGACCGTAGTGGGTGATGGCAATGGTCGTGTTGGTTTTGGTCGCGGTAAAGCACGTGAAGTGCCAGCTGCTATTCAAAAAGCACTAGAAGCTGCCAAACGCAATATGATTACTGTTGAGCTTAATGGTGCAACTTTGCATCATCCGATCAAAGCACGTCATGGTGCTAGTAAAGTTCTTATGCAACCTGCATCTGAAGGTACTGGCGTAATCGCCGGTGGCGCAATGCGTGCTGTATTAGAAGTTGCTGGTGTCAAAGATGTTTTGACTAAATGTTATGGTTCTACCAACACTGCTAACGTTGTTCGCGCAACGTTTAACGGTTTACGTGATATGTCAACTCCAGAAAAGATGGCAGCAAAACGTGGTAAATCTGTAGACGAAATCTTGGGTTAA
- the rplO gene encoding 50S ribosomal protein L15 yields the protein MGLRLNELSPGVGAKKTAQRRGRGIGSGLGKTGGRGVKGQKSRSGSSIRSGFEGGQMPLYRRLPKFGFTSKMAMTTAEVRLSELNKIEGDVVSIATLKAANLIRHDMKRARIMLSGEVTKAYTFKGIKVTKGAKQAIEAAGGSIEE from the coding sequence ATGGGTCTTAGATTAAATGAATTATCACCAGGTGTTGGCGCAAAGAAAACTGCCCAACGTCGTGGTCGTGGTATCGGTTCAGGCCTTGGTAAAACTGGTGGTCGTGGTGTTAAAGGTCAGAAATCTCGTTCAGGTTCTAGCATTCGCTCAGGATTTGAAGGTGGTCAAATGCCTTTATATCGCCGTCTACCAAAATTTGGTTTTACCAGTAAAATGGCAATGACGACTGCTGAAGTTCGTCTGTCTGAACTGAACAAAATCGAAGGTGACGTCGTTAGTATTGCAACATTAAAAGCTGCTAACCTTATCCGTCACGACATGAAACGCGCTCGTATTATGTTGTCAGGCGAAGTCACTAAAGCTTATACTTTTAAAGGTATCAAAGTGACTAAAGGCGCCAAGCAAGCAATCGAAGCTGCTGGTGGTAGCATCGAGGAGTAG
- the rplF gene encoding 50S ribosomal protein L6 gives MSRVAKAPVTLPNGVSVTLNDRQVEVKGKNGIMSLRLHELVELKQEDDAIFLSPVAASKEAMMHTGTMRSLLNNLVIGVNEGFEKRLLLIGVGYRAQATGNKITLNVGYSHPVEYTLPESVSAETPTQTEIVLKSNDKQQLGQAAANIRGFRPPEPYKGKGIRYSDEHVIRKEAKKK, from the coding sequence ATGTCTCGTGTGGCTAAAGCCCCAGTAACGCTGCCAAACGGCGTAAGCGTTACTTTGAACGATCGGCAGGTCGAAGTTAAAGGCAAGAACGGCATTATGTCTTTACGCCTGCATGAATTGGTCGAGCTGAAACAGGAAGATGATGCAATATTTCTCTCACCTGTAGCAGCCTCAAAAGAAGCAATGATGCATACTGGCACCATGCGCTCTTTACTAAACAACTTAGTAATAGGCGTAAACGAAGGCTTTGAAAAACGTCTTCTACTAATCGGTGTTGGTTATCGTGCACAAGCTACTGGAAATAAAATAACCTTGAACGTTGGTTACTCGCATCCAGTAGAATATACGCTACCTGAAAGTGTGTCAGCTGAAACCCCAACGCAAACTGAAATCGTTTTAAAATCAAACGACAAACAGCAGCTTGGTCAAGCAGCGGCTAATATCCGTGGTTTCCGCCCACCTGAGCCTTATAAAGGTAAAGGTATTCGTTATAGTGACGAGCATGTGATTCGCAAAGAAGCTAAGAAAAAATAA